In a single window of the Delftia tsuruhatensis genome:
- a CDS encoding 2,5-dihydroxypyridine 5,6-dioxygenase, whose amino-acid sequence MPVSDHQLISAFRQVLALSRLERGQSVTVLTSASTHPQTLACALVAAQDLGAIVNRLDLPPVNGEKAHSRDSLAYLGTTALTGNAPAIAALQASDLVLDLMTLLFSPEQHAILAGGTKILLAVEPPEVLCRLVPTESDRARVQAAAERIRKARRMHVASAAGTDLRCPLGQFPVIAEYGFVDEPGRWDHWPSGFALTFPDEGGASGTIVIDEGDILLPQKRYAGSRIVLTADKGYATRIEGGVDAAMLRDYMAAFDDPEAFAISHIGWGLQPRARWSTLGLYDREATIGMDARAFEGNFLFSLGPNNEAGGQRTTACHIDIPLRNCTVRLDGEEVVREGRVLDGGHPHAR is encoded by the coding sequence ATGCCCGTCAGTGACCACCAGTTGATCAGCGCCTTCAGGCAGGTGCTGGCGCTCTCCCGGCTGGAGCGCGGCCAGTCCGTGACCGTGCTGACCAGCGCGTCCACCCATCCCCAGACGCTGGCCTGCGCCCTGGTCGCGGCCCAGGACCTGGGCGCCATCGTCAACCGGCTGGACCTGCCGCCGGTCAATGGCGAAAAGGCCCACAGCCGCGACAGCCTGGCCTACCTGGGCACCACGGCGCTGACCGGCAATGCCCCTGCGATCGCGGCGCTCCAGGCCAGCGACCTGGTGCTGGACCTGATGACCCTGCTGTTCTCCCCCGAGCAGCACGCGATCCTGGCCGGCGGCACCAAGATCCTGCTGGCCGTGGAGCCGCCCGAGGTGCTGTGCCGCCTGGTGCCCACCGAGTCCGACCGCGCGCGCGTGCAGGCTGCCGCCGAGCGCATCCGCAAGGCGCGGCGCATGCACGTGGCCTCGGCCGCGGGCACCGACCTGCGCTGCCCGCTGGGCCAGTTCCCGGTGATCGCCGAGTACGGCTTCGTGGACGAGCCCGGCCGCTGGGACCACTGGCCCAGCGGCTTTGCGCTGACCTTTCCCGACGAGGGCGGGGCCAGCGGCACCATCGTGATCGACGAGGGCGACATCCTGCTGCCGCAAAAGCGGTATGCCGGCAGCCGCATCGTGCTGACGGCGGACAAAGGCTACGCCACGCGCATCGAAGGCGGCGTCGATGCTGCCATGCTGCGCGACTACATGGCGGCCTTCGACGACCCCGAGGCCTTCGCCATCTCCCACATCGGCTGGGGCCTGCAGCCGCGCGCGCGCTGGTCCACCCTGGGCCTGTACGACCGCGAGGCGACCATCGGCATGGACGCCCGCGCCTTCGAGGGCAATTTCCTGTTCTCGCTGGGCCCCAACAACGAGGCCGGGGGGCAACGCACCACGGCCTGCCACATCGACATTCCGCTGCGCAACTGCACGGTGCGCCTGGATGGCGAGGAGGTCGTACGGGAAGGCCGGGTACTGGATGGAGGACACCCCCATGCACGCTGA
- a CDS encoding alpha/beta fold hydrolase — MRTIASSHLYGAHIHANGIRQHYLRYGGQGPAVVIVPGITSPAATWGFVAERLGRHCDTYVLDVRGRGLSQAGDTLDYGLDACAADVAAFAAALGLADYRLVGHSMGARIGVRVARRHPSGLARLVLVDPPVSGPGRRPYPSQLSWYIDSMRLARQGISVGQMRPFCPTWSEAHLRLRAQWLHTCDERAVRASFEGFQADDMHADLPHVTVPTLLMAAGRGGVIADVDIEEMQRLLPGLRTVRVPGAGHMIPWDDEEGFYAAFGDFLGTPLTPMPERKDHARQ; from the coding sequence ATGCGCACCATTGCAAGCTCCCATCTGTACGGCGCCCACATCCACGCCAACGGCATACGCCAGCACTACCTGCGCTACGGCGGACAGGGACCGGCCGTGGTCATCGTGCCCGGCATCACCAGCCCGGCGGCGACCTGGGGCTTCGTCGCCGAGCGCCTGGGCCGGCACTGCGACACCTATGTCCTGGATGTGCGCGGCCGGGGCCTGTCACAGGCCGGCGACACGCTGGACTACGGGCTCGACGCCTGCGCCGCCGATGTGGCGGCCTTCGCCGCCGCGCTGGGCCTGGCGGACTACCGCCTGGTGGGCCATTCCATGGGGGCGCGCATCGGCGTGCGCGTGGCACGGCGCCATCCGTCGGGGCTGGCCAGGCTGGTGCTCGTCGATCCGCCCGTGTCCGGGCCGGGGCGCAGGCCCTATCCCTCGCAACTGTCCTGGTACATCGACTCCATGCGCCTGGCCCGGCAAGGCATCTCGGTCGGACAGATGCGCCCGTTCTGCCCGACCTGGTCCGAGGCGCATCTGCGCCTGCGCGCGCAATGGCTGCACACCTGCGACGAGCGCGCCGTCAGGGCCAGCTTCGAGGGCTTCCAAGCGGACGACATGCATGCCGACCTGCCCCATGTGACCGTGCCCACCCTGCTCATGGCCGCGGGCCGGGGCGGCGTGATAGCGGATGTGGACATCGAGGAGATGCAGCGCCTGCTGCCCGGCCTGCGCACCGTGCGGGTGCCGGGCGCCGGCCACATGATCCCCTGGGATGACGAAGAGGGCTTCTACGCGGCCTTCGGCGACTTCCTGGGCACCCCCCTGACCCCCATGCCCGAAAGGAAGGACCATGCCCGTCAGTGA
- a CDS encoding amidohydrolase family protein yields the protein MNQTRKIAFEEHFMAPGFERYSKAFLQFIAPETAEELGRRLADIDSLRLQEMDRAGIALTILSQTGPGVQGEPDRATAIRSAAQNNDYLASRIARHPTRFAGFAALAMQDPKAAATELERAVTQLGFKGALVNGHTQGAYYDDPACDVVWERLQALEVPLYLHPIDFPCIPQTLAGHPEIQGAAWGWGVETASHALRLLFGGVFDRFPGLRIVLGHMGEGLPFQRWRLDSRFAAYPFGVQLQRRPSEYIGSNILITTSGVCSHAALAGAIAEMGAEAVMFSVDYPYESTEVAAAFIESAPLDEATRALVCHGNAERLFKL from the coding sequence ATGAACCAGACCCGCAAAATCGCCTTCGAAGAGCACTTCATGGCACCGGGCTTCGAGCGCTATTCGAAAGCCTTCCTGCAATTCATCGCCCCCGAGACGGCCGAGGAACTGGGGCGCCGCCTGGCCGACATCGACAGCCTGCGGCTGCAGGAGATGGACCGTGCCGGCATCGCCCTGACCATCCTGTCCCAGACCGGGCCGGGCGTGCAGGGCGAACCCGACCGCGCCACCGCGATACGCAGCGCAGCGCAGAACAACGACTACCTGGCCTCGCGGATCGCCCGCCACCCCACGCGCTTCGCGGGCTTTGCCGCGCTGGCCATGCAGGACCCCAAGGCGGCCGCCACGGAGCTGGAGCGCGCCGTCACCCAGCTGGGCTTCAAGGGCGCGCTGGTCAATGGCCACACCCAGGGCGCCTACTACGACGACCCGGCCTGTGACGTGGTCTGGGAACGCCTGCAGGCGCTGGAGGTGCCGCTGTACCTGCACCCCATCGATTTCCCCTGCATCCCCCAGACCCTGGCGGGCCACCCCGAGATCCAGGGCGCCGCCTGGGGCTGGGGCGTGGAGACGGCATCGCATGCGCTGCGCCTGCTTTTCGGCGGCGTCTTCGACCGCTTTCCCGGCCTCAGGATCGTGCTGGGCCACATGGGCGAGGGCCTGCCGTTCCAGCGCTGGCGCCTGGACAGCCGGTTCGCCGCCTATCCCTTCGGCGTGCAGCTGCAGCGCCGGCCTTCCGAATACATCGGCAGCAACATCCTCATCACCACCTCCGGCGTCTGCTCGCATGCGGCCCTGGCCGGCGCCATTGCCGAGATGGGCGCCGAGGCCGTGATGTTCTCCGTGGACTATCCCTACGAATCCACCGAGGTCGCGGCGGCCTTCATCGAGAGCGCGCCGCTGGACGAGGCCACGCGCGCGCTGGTATGCCACGGCAATGCCGAGCGCCTCTTCAAACTCTGA
- a CDS encoding MarR family winged helix-turn-helix transcriptional regulator: MQAPGGTPETAGEVDPAKELLWARPGFLIRRLHQIHVAMFLEEFKSQNITPVQYGLMSAVSALPDLDQTALGQEVGLDRTTTADVVKRLEERGLLERRPNPADKRTRHVRLTALGQQTVAALHGDMQRAQERLLEPLRPAERGMLMDLMRRLVEANNQFSRTVLRTY; the protein is encoded by the coding sequence GTGCAAGCCCCCGGCGGCACGCCGGAGACGGCCGGCGAGGTGGACCCGGCCAAGGAACTGCTGTGGGCCCGCCCGGGCTTTCTGATCCGCCGCCTGCACCAGATCCACGTGGCCATGTTCCTGGAGGAGTTCAAGTCGCAGAACATCACGCCCGTGCAGTACGGGCTGATGTCGGCCGTCTCGGCCCTGCCCGACCTGGACCAGACCGCGCTGGGCCAGGAAGTGGGCCTGGACCGCACGACCACGGCCGACGTGGTCAAGCGCCTGGAAGAACGCGGCCTGCTGGAGCGCCGCCCCAACCCCGCCGACAAGCGCACGCGCCATGTGCGGCTGACCGCGCTGGGCCAGCAGACCGTGGCCGCGCTGCATGGCGACATGCAGCGCGCGCAGGAGCGCCTGCTGGAGCCGCTGCGACCCGCCGAGCGCGGCATGCTGATGGACCTGATGCGGCGCCTGGTCGAGGCCAACAACCAGTTCAGTCGGACGGTGCTGAGAACGTATTGA
- a CDS encoding aromatic-ring-hydroxylating dioxygenase subunit beta: MAMPTQCLYRPCAIPPERALALVREIEWFNSEYCAVLDAGLVEQWPMFFTEDAIYRITARENAELGLPVGLVYAQGRAMMHDRAVAIARTQMFAPRYHLHLVTNTRVIDETPDGEIAAQAHFLLLQTLVEGPSTLHLAGSFHDRFTRQDGRLLLRERQAIYDTTIIANDLVYPL, from the coding sequence ATGGCCATGCCCACCCAATGCCTGTACCGCCCCTGCGCCATCCCCCCGGAACGCGCGCTGGCCCTGGTGCGAGAAATCGAGTGGTTCAACAGCGAATACTGTGCCGTGCTGGACGCCGGCCTCGTGGAGCAATGGCCGATGTTCTTCACCGAGGACGCCATCTACCGCATCACGGCCCGCGAAAACGCCGAGCTGGGCCTGCCCGTGGGCCTGGTCTACGCCCAGGGCCGCGCCATGATGCACGACCGCGCCGTCGCCATCGCGCGCACCCAGATGTTCGCGCCCCGCTACCACCTGCACCTGGTCACCAACACCCGCGTCATCGACGAAACGCCCGATGGCGAAATCGCGGCCCAGGCCCACTTCCTGCTGCTGCAGACCCTGGTGGAAGGCCCCAGCACCCTCCACCTGGCCGGCAGCTTCCACGACCGCTTCACACGCCAGGACGGCCGCCTGCTGCTGCGCGAGCGCCAGGCGATCTACGACACCACCATCATCGCCAACGACCTGGTGTATCCGCTGTGA
- a CDS encoding aromatic ring-hydroxylating dioxygenase subunit alpha, which produces MHSTHALLNRTAQSKELPLDQCVWPEDALHFIPDWVYTSEAVYAREMEQIFRGRSWSYVALEAEIPEPGDFKRSYVGDTPVVVSRAEDGSVHVFENRCAHRGAEFCRHSLGNTREFVCPYHQWSYDLKGHLQGVPFKRGVNKAGGMPKGFDNAAHGLRRLHVATRHGVVFASYADDVEPLQDYLTPEILEDFDMVFNGKKLKILGYYKNELPCNWKMYHENLKDPYHATLLHSFLVVFGLLVAGNKSAMIADPVHGRHGTMASAKSEDKYAQVSSENKKEMRSFHEGMQLRDERFLEFVRECDSPWSVTMQTIWPNLVVQREMNTLGVRQIVPNGPHSMLMQWTMFGYEDDTEAMTQHRLRQGNLMGPAGFLGLEDNEAMKFVQEGVRRSSTGLNVIQLDADRVGSSDSLISEAAIRGMYRYYRGVMGF; this is translated from the coding sequence ATGCACAGCACCCACGCCTTGCTCAACCGAACGGCGCAGTCCAAGGAACTGCCGCTGGACCAGTGCGTCTGGCCCGAAGACGCGCTGCACTTCATCCCCGACTGGGTCTACACCAGCGAGGCCGTCTATGCCCGCGAGATGGAGCAGATCTTCCGGGGCCGCTCCTGGAGCTATGTGGCGCTGGAGGCCGAGATCCCCGAGCCCGGCGACTTCAAGCGCTCCTACGTCGGCGACACGCCCGTGGTGGTCTCGCGCGCCGAGGACGGCAGCGTCCACGTCTTCGAGAACCGCTGTGCCCACCGGGGCGCGGAGTTCTGCCGCCACAGCCTGGGCAACACCCGGGAGTTCGTCTGCCCCTACCACCAGTGGTCCTACGACCTGAAGGGCCACCTGCAGGGCGTGCCGTTCAAGCGCGGCGTGAACAAGGCCGGCGGCATGCCCAAGGGGTTCGACAACGCGGCGCACGGCCTCAGGCGGCTGCATGTCGCCACGCGCCATGGCGTGGTCTTCGCCAGCTACGCGGACGACGTGGAACCGCTGCAGGACTACCTGACGCCCGAGATCCTCGAAGACTTCGACATGGTCTTCAACGGCAAGAAGCTCAAGATCCTCGGCTACTACAAGAACGAGCTGCCCTGCAACTGGAAGATGTACCACGAGAACCTCAAGGACCCGTACCACGCGACCTTGCTGCATTCCTTCCTCGTCGTCTTCGGCCTGCTGGTCGCGGGCAACAAATCGGCCATGATCGCCGACCCCGTGCATGGCCGGCACGGCACCATGGCCTCGGCCAAGTCCGAGGACAAGTACGCCCAGGTCAGCAGCGAGAACAAGAAGGAGATGCGCTCCTTCCACGAAGGCATGCAGCTGCGCGACGAGCGCTTCCTGGAGTTCGTCAGGGAGTGCGACTCCCCGTGGTCCGTGACCATGCAGACCATCTGGCCCAACCTCGTCGTGCAGCGCGAGATGAACACCCTGGGCGTGCGCCAGATCGTGCCCAACGGCCCCCACAGCATGCTCATGCAGTGGACCATGTTCGGCTACGAGGACGACACCGAGGCAATGACCCAGCATCGCCTGCGCCAGGGCAATCTGATGGGCCCGGCAGGCTTTCTGGGGCTGGAGGACAACGAGGCCATGAAGTTCGTGCAGGAAGGCGTGCGCCGCTCCAGCACCGGCCTGAACGTGATCCAGCTCGACGCCGACCGCGTCGGCAGCTCCGACTCGCTGATCTCCGAGGCCGCCATCCGCGGCATGTACCGCTACTACCGCGGCGTGATGGGGTTCTGA
- a CDS encoding NAD(P)/FAD-dependent oxidoreductase has product MAAMDRTILIIGAGQAGATAAACLRSFGFEGRIVLVGAEAGLPYERPPLSKGVLSGDVAPDAIAVHPAGFYASQRIEVLAGLAVTDLDVAARQARLGDGRRIGYDQCLIATGGRARGLPRLPAGTPRVHYLRSAQDAARLREDLLRHRSLLIVGGGFLGLELASTARGMGLEVCVLESAPRLLARAVPPVFSQWLGQRAQDAGVDLHLEAVVGDLHADGHGVTAVPAGHGVLRADMVAVAAGLEPDVDLARRAGIAIHGTNHGICIDGLGATSAPHVFAAGDCASQFHPHLGAELRLESWQSANEQARIAAAAMVGASTPGLSAPWFWSDQFGCNLQMLGMPVPGLTYRCRREADDGAQAPRFLLMGASDGGQILHAIAVNAGGELRTLRPLVDAGTACDPVALCDTGTPLRQQVRALLQTPTPAPSPASHP; this is encoded by the coding sequence ATGGCCGCCATGGATCGGACCATCCTCATCATCGGCGCGGGCCAGGCCGGTGCCACGGCGGCGGCGTGCCTGCGCTCGTTCGGATTCGAGGGCCGCATCGTCCTGGTGGGGGCCGAGGCCGGGCTGCCGTATGAGCGCCCCCCGCTGTCCAAGGGCGTGCTGTCCGGTGATGTGGCGCCGGACGCGATCGCGGTGCACCCGGCCGGGTTCTACGCGTCGCAGCGCATCGAAGTGCTGGCGGGCCTTGCGGTCACCGACCTCGATGTGGCGGCGCGACAGGCCCGCCTGGGCGACGGCCGGCGCATCGGCTATGACCAATGCCTGATCGCCACCGGCGGCCGGGCGCGCGGCCTGCCCCGGCTGCCTGCGGGAACGCCGCGCGTGCACTATCTGCGCTCCGCGCAGGATGCCGCCCGGCTGCGCGAGGATTTGCTGCGGCACCGGTCCCTGCTCATCGTGGGCGGCGGTTTCCTGGGCCTGGAGCTGGCCTCGACCGCGCGCGGCATGGGGCTGGAGGTCTGCGTGCTGGAAAGCGCACCGCGCCTGCTGGCGCGCGCCGTGCCGCCCGTGTTCTCGCAATGGCTGGGCCAGCGCGCGCAGGACGCCGGTGTGGACCTGCACCTGGAGGCCGTGGTCGGCGACCTGCATGCGGATGGCCACGGCGTCACGGCCGTGCCGGCGGGCCACGGGGTGCTGCGGGCCGACATGGTGGCCGTGGCGGCCGGCCTGGAGCCCGACGTGGACCTGGCCCGGCGCGCGGGGATTGCCATCCACGGGACCAACCACGGCATATGCATAGATGGCCTCGGCGCGACCAGTGCCCCCCATGTCTTTGCCGCCGGCGACTGCGCCAGCCAGTTCCATCCGCACCTGGGCGCCGAACTGCGCCTGGAGTCCTGGCAGAGCGCCAACGAGCAGGCCCGCATCGCGGCCGCCGCCATGGTCGGCGCCTCCACCCCGGGTCTGTCGGCCCCCTGGTTCTGGAGCGACCAGTTCGGCTGCAACCTGCAGATGCTGGGCATGCCCGTGCCCGGGCTGACCTATCGATGCCGCCGGGAGGCGGACGATGGCGCGCAGGCGCCCCGCTTCCTGCTGATGGGCGCGAGCGACGGCGGCCAGATCCTGCACGCCATCGCCGTCAACGCAGGCGGCGAGCTGCGCACCCTCAGGCCGCTGGTGGATGCCGGGACCGCCTGCGATCCCGTGGCGCTGTGCGATACCGGCACGCCCCTGCGCCAGCAGGTGCGCGCCTTGCTCCAGACCCCCACCCCTGCCCCTTCCCCCGCGAGCCATCCCTGA
- a CDS encoding non-heme iron oxygenase ferredoxin subunit, producing the protein MTWTKIATTDQLGEDEALAIRVGELHLALFQSAGAFHVTDNVCTHQYALLSEGYVEDGCVECPLHQARFDLRSGQALCAPASQPIRVYPVRVEGADVLVDA; encoded by the coding sequence ATGACCTGGACCAAGATCGCGACCACCGACCAGCTGGGTGAGGATGAAGCCCTGGCCATCCGTGTCGGCGAGCTTCATCTGGCGCTTTTCCAGAGCGCGGGCGCCTTCCATGTGACGGACAACGTGTGTACGCACCAGTACGCGCTGCTGTCCGAGGGCTATGTGGAGGACGGCTGCGTGGAATGCCCGCTGCACCAGGCGCGCTTCGACCTGCGCAGCGGACAGGCGCTGTGCGCGCCGGCATCGCAGCCGATCCGTGTCTATCCGGTGCGCGTCGAGGGCGCCGATGTCCTGGTGGATGCGTGA
- a CDS encoding TRAP transporter substrate-binding protein, which yields MQRRSLIHHSALAGLAGLAGAASAPAVLAQTPARASASVKWRMSTSWPKSLDTMYGSAEHLCKRVAELTEGKFQIQCFAGGEIVPPAQNMEAVSSGTIECNHVLASAFIGKNTAVAFDTGLPFGLNARQHNAWMQFGGGMELLREMYRKQGIVNLVCGNVGVQMGGWYRKPIKRVEDLRGLKMRIGGIGGMVMSKLGAVPQQIPAADIYPSLEKGTIDAAEWIGPYDDAKLGLQKVAQYYYAPGWWEGSASITAMVNAKAWDALPPAYKAAFECAANEQTVKMLADYDFRNPEALKRLVGQGARLSYFPRPVMDAAFKASGELFDELAAANPDFKALLPGWLKFRRDQASWFRVAEAELDNYTFARVTQ from the coding sequence ATGCAGCGACGCAGCCTGATCCACCACTCCGCCCTTGCCGGTCTCGCGGGCCTTGCCGGCGCGGCTTCGGCGCCGGCGGTCCTGGCACAGACCCCCGCCCGGGCATCGGCCAGCGTCAAGTGGCGCATGTCCACCAGCTGGCCCAAGAGCCTGGACACCATGTACGGCTCCGCCGAGCACCTGTGCAAGCGCGTGGCCGAGCTGACCGAGGGGAAGTTCCAGATCCAGTGCTTCGCCGGCGGCGAGATCGTGCCGCCCGCGCAGAACATGGAAGCCGTCAGCAGCGGCACCATCGAATGCAACCACGTGCTGGCCTCGGCCTTCATCGGCAAGAACACGGCGGTGGCCTTCGACACGGGGCTGCCCTTCGGCCTCAATGCACGCCAGCACAACGCCTGGATGCAGTTCGGCGGCGGCATGGAGCTGCTGCGCGAGATGTACCGCAAGCAGGGCATCGTGAACCTGGTCTGCGGCAACGTGGGCGTGCAGATGGGCGGCTGGTACCGCAAGCCCATCAAGCGCGTGGAGGACCTCAGGGGCCTGAAGATGCGCATCGGCGGCATTGGCGGCATGGTGATGTCCAAGCTCGGCGCGGTGCCGCAGCAGATTCCCGCGGCCGACATCTATCCCTCGCTGGAGAAAGGCACCATCGACGCCGCCGAATGGATAGGACCCTATGACGACGCCAAGCTGGGCCTGCAGAAGGTGGCGCAGTACTACTACGCGCCCGGCTGGTGGGAGGGCAGCGCCTCCATCACGGCCATGGTCAACGCCAAGGCCTGGGACGCGCTGCCACCGGCCTACAAGGCGGCCTTCGAGTGCGCGGCCAACGAGCAGACCGTCAAGATGCTGGCCGACTACGACTTTCGCAATCCCGAGGCGCTCAAGCGCCTGGTGGGCCAGGGCGCCAGGCTGTCGTACTTTCCGCGTCCCGTGATGGATGCCGCGTTCAAGGCATCCGGCGAGCTGTTCGATGAACTGGCCGCCGCCAACCCGGACTTCAAGGCCCTGCTGCCCGGCTGGCTCAAGTTCCGCCGCGACCAGGCCAGCTGGTTCCGCGTGGCCGAGGCGGAGCTGGACAACTACACCTTCGCCCGCGTCACGCAATAA
- a CDS encoding TRAP transporter small permease subunit: MTSPSPNDGALPAWVRAIDRLSDGAAVLAQWALLAACVISGGNAIVRFALGTSSNGWLEIQWYLFGAGVMLGAAQVLRMNEHVRVDLFYGRWSARAQVFMDLFGLVLFLLPVMGLFAWMSWPLFVDMLRSGESSPNAGGLIRWPAMLLLPLGFGLLVLQGVVEIAKRLLWLGNRHPMRTHYERPLQ, from the coding sequence ATGACATCCCCTTCGCCGAACGACGGCGCCCTGCCCGCCTGGGTGCGGGCCATCGACCGCCTGAGCGACGGCGCCGCCGTGCTCGCCCAATGGGCGCTGCTGGCCGCCTGCGTGATCAGCGGCGGCAATGCCATCGTGCGCTTTGCCCTGGGCACCAGCTCCAACGGCTGGCTGGAGATCCAGTGGTACCTGTTCGGCGCCGGCGTGATGCTGGGCGCGGCCCAGGTGCTGCGCATGAACGAGCATGTGCGCGTGGACCTGTTCTACGGACGCTGGTCGGCGCGGGCCCAGGTGTTCATGGACCTGTTCGGGCTGGTCCTGTTCCTGCTGCCCGTCATGGGGCTGTTCGCCTGGATGTCCTGGCCGCTGTTCGTGGACATGCTGCGCTCGGGCGAGTCCTCGCCCAACGCGGGCGGCCTGATCCGCTGGCCCGCCATGCTGCTGCTGCCGCTGGGCTTCGGCCTGCTGGTGCTCCAGGGCGTGGTCGAGATCGCCAAGCGCCTGCTGTGGCTGGGCAACCGCCATCCGATGCGCACGCACTACGAGAGGCCGCTGCAATGA
- a CDS encoding TRAP transporter large permease, producing MSLEHFPPLMFGALVAILLLGFPVAFSLAALGVACGGIAIFMGWFPAGFLSALPLNVFGILSNDLLLAIPFFTLMGCVLERCGLAEDMLDSMGQLFGPVRGGLGYSVIIVGFILGAITGTVAGQVIAMAMISLPVMMRYGYSMRYATGVLSASGTITQIVPPSLCLIVLADQLGRSVGDMYKGAWGPAILQVLLFVLYTFLVGRLRPGDVPGIPKQARQLHGWALWGKCLRGIIPSAFLIFAVLGSMGGLPGLDTAVATPTEAGAMGALGAFLLAALHRRLSWPLLRSAMAATMRMTAMVVFILIGSRAFSLVFQGVSGGVWIEDMLAHLPGGQLGFLIAVNVFIFFLAFFLDFFEIAFIILPLLAPVAQKLGIDLVWFGVLICVNMQTSFMHPPFGFSLFYLRGISDQLHKEGKLPRKVLSRDIYLGAIPWVAMQLILVAIVIFVPQTVTAFLDKEQAVDTDKVQLNFQNHQETPDPDRERDDLSRLFGGEAK from the coding sequence ATGAGCCTCGAGCATTTCCCGCCCCTGATGTTCGGGGCCCTGGTCGCCATCCTGCTGCTGGGCTTTCCGGTGGCTTTTTCCCTGGCTGCGCTGGGCGTGGCCTGCGGCGGCATCGCCATCTTCATGGGCTGGTTTCCGGCCGGCTTTCTGTCTGCGCTGCCTCTCAATGTGTTCGGCATCCTGTCCAACGACCTGCTGCTGGCCATTCCCTTCTTCACGCTCATGGGCTGCGTGCTGGAGCGCTGCGGCCTGGCCGAGGACATGCTCGACTCCATGGGCCAGCTGTTCGGCCCCGTGCGCGGCGGCCTGGGCTACTCGGTCATCATCGTGGGCTTCATCCTGGGCGCCATCACGGGCACCGTGGCCGGCCAGGTGATCGCCATGGCCATGATCTCGCTGCCGGTGATGATGCGCTACGGCTACAGCATGCGCTATGCGACGGGCGTGCTGTCGGCCTCGGGCACCATCACCCAGATCGTGCCGCCCTCGCTGTGCCTGATCGTCCTGGCCGACCAGCTCGGCCGTTCGGTGGGCGACATGTACAAGGGAGCCTGGGGGCCGGCCATCCTGCAGGTGCTGCTGTTCGTGCTCTACACCTTCCTGGTGGGGCGGCTGCGGCCCGGCGACGTGCCCGGCATCCCGAAGCAGGCCCGCCAGCTGCACGGCTGGGCGCTGTGGGGCAAGTGCCTGCGCGGCATCATTCCCTCGGCCTTTCTGATCTTCGCGGTGCTGGGCTCCATGGGCGGGCTGCCCGGCCTGGACACGGCCGTCGCCACGCCGACCGAGGCGGGCGCCATGGGCGCGCTGGGGGCGTTCCTCCTGGCCGCGCTGCACCGCCGCCTGAGCTGGCCGCTGCTGCGCAGCGCCATGGCGGCCACCATGCGCATGACGGCCATGGTGGTGTTCATCCTGATCGGCTCGCGCGCCTTCTCACTGGTCTTCCAGGGGGTCAGCGGCGGCGTCTGGATCGAGGACATGCTGGCCCACCTGCCCGGCGGGCAGCTGGGCTTTCTCATCGCCGTCAATGTCTTCATCTTCTTCCTGGCGTTCTTCCTGGACTTCTTCGAGATCGCCTTCATCATCCTGCCGCTGCTGGCCCCCGTGGCCCAGAAGCTGGGCATCGACCTGGTGTGGTTCGGCGTGCTGATCTGCGTGAACATGCAGACCAGCTTCATGCACCCACCCTTCGGCTTCTCGCTGTTCTACCTGCGCGGCATCTCCGACCAGCTGCACAAGGAAGGCAAGCTGCCGCGCAAGGTGCTGTCCAGGGACATCTACCTGGGTGCCATCCCCTGGGTGGCGATGCAGCTGATCCTGGTGGCCATCGTGATCTTCGTGCCCCAGACCGTGACCGCCTTCCTGGACAAGGAGCAGGCCGTGGACACCGACAAGGTGCAGCTCAACTTCCAGAACCACCAGGAAACACCGGACCCCGACCGGGAGCGCGACGACCTGTCCCGGCTTTTCGGCGGCGAGGCCAAGTGA